In Ochotona princeps isolate mOchPri1 chromosome 33, mOchPri1.hap1, whole genome shotgun sequence, one DNA window encodes the following:
- the P2RY11 gene encoding P2Y purinoceptor 11 isoform X1, with protein MGQSGRSRHQKRARAQARLRNLEAYAAQPHSFVFARGRAGRSVRQLSLDVRRAMEPLTASRLQVRKKNSLKDCVAVAGPLGVTHFLILSKTETAVYLKLMRLPGGPTLTFQVHKYTLVRDVVSSLRRHRMHEQQFTHPPLLVLNSFGPHGMHVKLMASMFQNLFPSINVHKVNLNTIKRCLLISYNADSQELDFRHYSIKVVPVGASRGMKKLLQEKFPNMSRLQDISELLATGAGLSESEAEPDGEHNVTELPQAVAGRGNMRAQQSAVRLTEIGPRMTLRLIKIQEGVGEGNVLFHSFVHKSEEELQAILAAKEQRLQLKAQRQAQQAQNVQRKREQREAHRKKSLKGMKRARADGDSDAEDPGAPEAEQGTAQHEEEEDEEDEAEYFRQAVGEEPDEDMFPGAARQRRPLGPPGKKRRLKKELKPDRGGSLCPANFSTQAALKLSAFQEDFLWPLLVATFLVAMAGNGLALYRFSTREPRPWSPAVVFSAQLAISDLLYALTLPPMAAYLYPPKHWRYGAAACLLERFLFTCNLLSSVIFVTCISLTRYLGVVHPFLTRSHVRPKHAWAVSAAGWTLAVLLAAPTLSFSRLESQDSHLPGQDTAPEACTKCLGTAPDERLGAYRVYSLVLATLGGGLPLLLTLLAYGALGRDVLRSPSMTAPEKLRVVALVAGGVALYAGSYVPYHITQVLNVDARRRWLARCPHFTSSQQAVQALELGPYLAFQVMRVLTPLAVCVHPLLYMAVAPSLGCRRCPCHPRDSQGQRSGPGMALEAVATPKLPELCLTAHAESSQPQ; from the exons ATGGGGCAATCGGGGCGG TCCCGGCACCAGAAGCGCGCGCGCGCCCAGGCGCGGCTCCGCAACCTCGAGGCCTACGCGGCGCAGCCGCACTCGTTCGTGTTCGCGCGTGGCCGCGCGGGCCGCAGTGTCCGGCAGCTGAGCCTGGACGTGCGGAGGGCCATGGAGCCGCTCACCGCGTCGCGCCTGCAG gttCGGAAGAAGAACTCCCTGAAGGACTGCGTGGCCGTGGCGGGGCCGCTGGGCGTCACGCACTTCCTGATCCTGAGCAAGACGGAGACGGCCGTGTACTTG AAGCTGATGCGTCTTCCCGGAGGCCCCACCTTGACCTTCCAGGTCCACAAG TACACGCTGGTGCGGGACGTGGTCTCCTCCCTGCGCCGGCACCGCATGCACGAGCAGCAGTTCACACACCCGCCCCTGCTGGTGCTCAACAGTTTCGGCCCCCACGGCATGCACGTCAAACTCATGGCCAGCATGTTCCAGAACCTGTTTCCCTCCATCAACGTGCACAAg GTCAACCTGAACACCATCAAACGGTGCCTTCTTATCAGTTACAATGCCGACTCCCAGGAGCTGGACTTCCGCCACTA CAGCATCAAGGTGGTCCCTGTGGGCGCCAGCCGGGGCATGAAGAAGCTGCTGCAGGAGAAGTTCCCCAACATGAGCCGCCTGCAGGACATCAGCGAGCTGCTGGCCAC gggtgcagggctgTCCGAGAGCGAGGCCGAGCCAGACGGGGAGCACAACGTCACAGAGCTGCCACAGGCCGTGGCGGGGCGCGGCAACATGCGGGCCCAGCAGAGCGCCGTGCGCCTCACTGAG ATCGGCCCTCGGATGACACTGCGGCTCATCAAGATCCAGGAGGGCGTGGGCGAGGGCAATGTGCTGTTCCACAGCTTCG TGCACAAGAGCGAGGAGGAGCTGCAGGCCATCCTGGCGGCCAAGGAGCAGCGGCTGCAGCTCAAGGCCCAGCGGCAGGCCCAGCAGGCCCAGAACGTGCAGCGCAAGCGGGAACAGCgtgaggcacacag GAAGAAGAGCCTGAAGGGCATGAAGAGGGCCCGTGCTGATGGGGACAGTGACGCCGAAGACCCTGGGGCGCCAGAGGCCGAGCAGGGCACTGCACAGCACGAGGAGGAAGAGGACGAAGAGGACGAAGCCGAGTATTTCCGCCAGGCTGTGGGCGAGGAGCCTGATGAGG ACATGTTCCCCGGTGCGGCCAGGCAGCGGCGCCCCCTGGGGCCTCCTGGCAAAAAGCGGAGGCTGAAGAAGGAGCTGAAGCCAGACCGAG gtggcagcctgtgCCCGGCCAACTTCTCCACCCAGGCTGCCCTCAAGCTCAGCGCGTTCCAGGAGGACTTCCTGTGGCCCCTGCTGGTGGCCACCTTCCTGGTGGCCATGGCTGGCAACGGGCTGGCCCTGTACCGCTTCAGCACCCGGGAGCCAAGGCCCTGGAGCCCGGCTGTGGTCTTCTCGGCCCAGCTGGCCATCAGCGACCTGCTCTACGCCCTGACGCTGCCCCCGATGGCCGCCTACCTGTACCCGCCCAAACACTGGCGCTACGGGGCCGCGGCGTGTCTGCTGGAGCGCTTTCTCTTCACCTGCAACCTGCTGAGCAGCGTCATCTttgtcacctgcatcagcctcACCCGCTACCTGGGGGTCGTGCACCCATTCCTCACACGCAGCCATGTGCGACCCAAGCACGCCTGGGCCGTGAGTGCGGCCGGCTGGACCCTGGCAGTCCTGCTGGCCGCGCCTACACTCAGCTTCTCCCGCCTGGAGAGCCAGGACAGCCATTTACCGGGGCAGGACACAGCTCCTGAGGCCTGCACCAAGTGCCTGGGCACGGCGCCGGACGAGCGCCTGGGGGCCTACAGGGTCTACAGCCTGGTGCTGGCCACCCTGGGCGGCggcctgcccctgctgctcacgTTGCTGGCCTACGGGGCCCTGGGCCGGGACGTGCTGCGCAGCCCCAGCATGACCGCGCCCGAGAAGCTGCGGGTGGTGGCGCTGGTGGCTGGCGGGGTGGCCCTGTACGCTGGCTCCTATGTGCCCTACCACATCACTCAGGTGCTCAACGTGGACGCCCGGCGGCGCTGGCTGGCCCGCTGCCCGCACTTCACCAGCTCGCAGCAGGCCGTGCAGGCCCTGGAGCTGGGGCCCTACCTGGCCTTCCAGGTGATGCGCGTGCTCACGCCGCTGGCGGTGTGCGTCCACCCTCTGCTCTACATGGCCGTGGCCCCGAGCCTGGGCTGCCGCCGCTGCCCATGCCACCCCAGAGACTCCCAGGGCCAGCGCTCCGGCCCAGGCATGGCCCTGGAGGCTGTGGCCACCCCCAAGCTCCCGGAGCTGTGCCTGACCGCCCACGCAGAAAGCTCACAGCCGCAATGA
- the P2RY11 gene encoding P2Y purinoceptor 11 isoform X2 encodes MGQSGRSRHQKRARAQARLRNLEAYAAQPHSFVFARGRAGRSVRQLSLDVRRAMEPLTASRLQVRKKNSLKDCVAVAGPLGVTHFLILSKTETAVYLKLMRLPGGPTLTFQVHKYTLVRDVVSSLRRHRMHEQQFTHPPLLVLNSFGPHGMHVKLMASMFQNLFPSINVHKVNLNTIKRCLLISYNADSQELDFRHYSIKVVPVGASRGMKKLLQEKFPNMSRLQDISELLATGAGLSESEAEPDGEHNVTELPQAVAGRGNMRAQQSAVRLTEIGPRMTLRLIKIQEGVGEGNVLFHSFVHKSEEELQAILAAKEQRLQLKAQRQAQQAQNVQRKREQREAHRKKSLKGMKRARADGDSDAEDPGAPEAEQGTAQHEEEEDEEDEAEYFRQAVGEEPDEDMFPGAARQRRPLGPPGKKRRLKKELKPDRGRPSADRRPARPWGRPQGARVAACARPTSPPRLPSSSARSRRTSCGPCWWPPSWWPWLATGWPCTASAPGSQGPGARLWSSRPSWPSATCSTP; translated from the exons ATGGGGCAATCGGGGCGG TCCCGGCACCAGAAGCGCGCGCGCGCCCAGGCGCGGCTCCGCAACCTCGAGGCCTACGCGGCGCAGCCGCACTCGTTCGTGTTCGCGCGTGGCCGCGCGGGCCGCAGTGTCCGGCAGCTGAGCCTGGACGTGCGGAGGGCCATGGAGCCGCTCACCGCGTCGCGCCTGCAG gttCGGAAGAAGAACTCCCTGAAGGACTGCGTGGCCGTGGCGGGGCCGCTGGGCGTCACGCACTTCCTGATCCTGAGCAAGACGGAGACGGCCGTGTACTTG AAGCTGATGCGTCTTCCCGGAGGCCCCACCTTGACCTTCCAGGTCCACAAG TACACGCTGGTGCGGGACGTGGTCTCCTCCCTGCGCCGGCACCGCATGCACGAGCAGCAGTTCACACACCCGCCCCTGCTGGTGCTCAACAGTTTCGGCCCCCACGGCATGCACGTCAAACTCATGGCCAGCATGTTCCAGAACCTGTTTCCCTCCATCAACGTGCACAAg GTCAACCTGAACACCATCAAACGGTGCCTTCTTATCAGTTACAATGCCGACTCCCAGGAGCTGGACTTCCGCCACTA CAGCATCAAGGTGGTCCCTGTGGGCGCCAGCCGGGGCATGAAGAAGCTGCTGCAGGAGAAGTTCCCCAACATGAGCCGCCTGCAGGACATCAGCGAGCTGCTGGCCAC gggtgcagggctgTCCGAGAGCGAGGCCGAGCCAGACGGGGAGCACAACGTCACAGAGCTGCCACAGGCCGTGGCGGGGCGCGGCAACATGCGGGCCCAGCAGAGCGCCGTGCGCCTCACTGAG ATCGGCCCTCGGATGACACTGCGGCTCATCAAGATCCAGGAGGGCGTGGGCGAGGGCAATGTGCTGTTCCACAGCTTCG TGCACAAGAGCGAGGAGGAGCTGCAGGCCATCCTGGCGGCCAAGGAGCAGCGGCTGCAGCTCAAGGCCCAGCGGCAGGCCCAGCAGGCCCAGAACGTGCAGCGCAAGCGGGAACAGCgtgaggcacacag GAAGAAGAGCCTGAAGGGCATGAAGAGGGCCCGTGCTGATGGGGACAGTGACGCCGAAGACCCTGGGGCGCCAGAGGCCGAGCAGGGCACTGCACAGCACGAGGAGGAAGAGGACGAAGAGGACGAAGCCGAGTATTTCCGCCAGGCTGTGGGCGAGGAGCCTGATGAGG ACATGTTCCCCGGTGCGGCCAGGCAGCGGCGCCCCCTGGGGCCTCCTGGCAAAAAGCGGAGGCTGAAGAAGGAGCTGAAGCCAGACCGAGGCCGCCCCAGTGCTGACCGCAGACCTGCGAGACCCTGGGGTCGTCCACAGGGTGCCCGG gtggcagcctgtgCCCGGCCAACTTCTCCACCCAGGCTGCCCTCAAGCTCAGCGCGTTCCAGGAGGACTTCCTGTGGCCCCTGCTGGTGGCCACCTTCCTGGTGGCCATGGCTGGCAACGGGCTGGCCCTGTACCGCTTCAGCACCCGGGAGCCAAGGCCCTGGAGCCCGGCTGTGGTCTTCTCGGCCCAGCTGGCCATCAGCGACCTGCTCTACGCCCTGA
- the EIF3G gene encoding eukaryotic translation initiation factor 3 subunit G → MPTGDFDSKPSWADQVEEEGEDDKCVTSELLKGLPLATGDSSPEPELVPGAPLPPPKEVISGNIKTVTEYRIDEDGSKFKIVRTFRIETRKASKAVARRKNWKKFGNSEFDPPGPNVATTTVSDDVSMTFITSKEDLNCQEEEDPMSKLKGQKIVSCRICKGDHWTTRCPYKDTLGPMQKELAEQLGLSTGEKEKLPGELEPVQAVQNKTGKYVPPSLRDGASRRGESMQPNRRADDNATIRVTNLSEDTRETDLQELFRPFGSISRIYLAKDKTTGQSKGFAFISFHRREDAARAIAGVSGFGYDHLILNVEWAKPSTN, encoded by the exons ATGCCGACCGGAGACTTTGA CTCCAAGCCCAGCTGGGCCgaccaggtggaggaggagggcgAGGACG ACAAATGTGTCACCAGCGAGCTGCTCAAGGGGCTCCCCCTGGCGACCGGAGACAGCAGCCCGGAGCCGGAGCTGGTGCCGGGGG CCCCACTGCCGCCCCCCAAGGAAGTCATCAGTGGCAACATCAAGACGGTGACGGAGTACAGGATTGACGAGGACGGCAGCAAGTtcaag ATTGTCCGCACCTTCAGGATTGAGACCCGAAAGGCCTCCAAGGCTGTTGCGAGGAGAAAG aactggaagaagtttggGAACTCGGAGTTTGACCCGCCAGGGCCCAACGTGGCCACCACCACGGTCAGCGACGACGTGTCCATGACTTTCATCACCAGCaaggag GACCTGAactgccaggaggaggaggaccccatgAGCAAGCTCAAGGGCCAGAAGATCGTGTCATGCCGCATCTGCAAGGGCGACCACTGGACCACGCGCTGCCCCTACAAGGACACGCTGGGGCCCATGCAGAAGGAGCTGGCCGAGCAGCTGGGCCTGTCCACCGGCGAGAAGGAGAAGCTGCCTGGAG AGCTGGAGCCCGTGCAGGCCGTCCAAAACAAGACTGGCAAGTATGTGCCGCCAAGCCTGCGGGACGGCGCCAGCCGCCGTGGCGAATCCATGCAGCCCAACCGCAGAG CCGATGACAACGCCACCATCCGTGTCACCAACCTGTCGGAGGACACGCGGGAGACCGACCTGCAGGAGCTCTTCCGGCCCTTTGGCTCCATCTCCCGCATCTACCTGGCCAAGGACAAGACCACGGGCCAGTCCAAG GGCTTCGCCTTCATCAGCTTCCACCGCCGTGAAGACGCTGCCCGCGCCATCGCTGGGGTGTCAGGCTTCGGCTACGACCACCTCATCCTCAACGTCGAGTGGGCCAA GCCATCCACCAACTGA